In the genome of Thermodesulfobacteriota bacterium, the window AGTTGGCGGCCATCAGGAGGCCGCCGGCGAACACCCCCAACGCGAACTCCCGGGAGATCCCCAGGCCTGCGAGGGAGGCGACCGCCACCAGACACAGATTCATAACCTCGATCCGGTTGGTGCTCACCTCCGCGATGGGCGAGGCGTCCGGCTCGGGGGCTCCCTCGGGAACCGCAGGCTCCGTGGGCTCATCGGGGGGGGTTGCCATTGCCCTCCTGTTCGCCCTCCCGCTGAAGCTCTCGCATCACGCGCAGCAGGCTGCGAAACCCGGCGATCACTCCGCACAGGAGCCAAAAGAGCGTGAGCCACGGCGTCGTGCGCCCGCCGAACACCTGGGTATCGAGCACGTACCCGATGCCCGCCCCCACGGCCACGGAAAGTCCCAGCTCGAGGGTTCCGGCGCTGACCCGG includes:
- a CDS encoding AtpZ/AtpI family protein; the protein is MSSQRREAMRLVTRVSAGTLELGLSVAVGAGIGYVLDTQVFGGRTTPWLTLFWLLCGVIAGFRSLLRVMRELQREGEQEGNGNPPR